A single window of uncultured Methanospirillum sp. DNA harbors:
- a CDS encoding type IV pilin N-terminal domain-containing protein, translated as MVQKKMAHKQFTSAVGISACDPAVSPVVGIMLMLTVTLILAAIISGFSGGIANTQSKPPQLLFETSMVNDTTDNSLSFFDIRIISVSEGIPTKDIKLVTEWQSHGSKINRCIILPNSGNVGSDTYPRGFGPGVSDDVAGSSNFGNFTLLAGTRLNANATNGNDPMDAVLNKTWNQGSEGITEGTPIRIQFIHVPSGAIIADKEITTET; from the coding sequence ATGGTACAAAAAAAAATGGCTCATAAACAATTCACCTCTGCGGTGGGGATTTCGGCATGTGATCCTGCAGTATCTCCGGTAGTAGGGATTATGCTGATGCTCACCGTCACGCTCATCCTTGCTGCAATCATCAGCGGTTTTTCCGGAGGGATCGCTAATACTCAGTCAAAGCCTCCACAATTGCTATTTGAAACTTCTATGGTCAATGACACCACCGATAATTCTCTAAGTTTTTTTGATATCAGGATAATCTCGGTCAGTGAAGGAATTCCAACCAAGGACATAAAATTAGTAACTGAATGGCAGAGTCATGGATCAAAAATTAACCGGTGTATCATACTGCCAAACTCCGGAAATGTCGGTTCTGATACATATCCTCGTGGATTTGGGCCTGGAGTTTCTGATGATGTTGCGGGGTCTTCCAACTTTGGGAACTTCACCCTCCTGGCAGGAACTCGCCTTAATGCAAATGCAACCAATGGCAATGATCCGATGGATGCGGTATTAAATAAAACCTGGAACCAGGGGAGTGAAGGTATCACAGAAGGTACACCAATCAGAATCCAGTTTATTCATGTCCCAAGTGGCGCGATCATAGCTGACAAAGAGATCACTACGGAGACATAA